Part of the Pyrobaculum calidifontis JCM 11548 genome, CCCACGTGAGCCAGTGGCCGAGGTAGCGGGGGTATGTGCAGTACGGGTTGTCAAAGGTTATTATCCCTCCGCCGAAGGTGTCGGCGAATCTAGAGATGGGGACTCCTGCCCTCATTGACGCCGTGGGGCCCCAGGCGCCGAAGAGGAACGTGAAGGCGTGCCTCTCGTTGTTGTCGGCGAGCTCCTTGAGCTTCTTCGCTATTATCTCAATGGCCGTGTTCCAGTCCACTTCTACAAAGTCGTCGTACTTCCCCCTGTTCTGTGAGAGCTGGCGCTTTGCCTCCTCCCAGCTGATCTTCCCCTGGGCCCAGTCCACCAGCGCCCTCCTGGCCATGGGCTTCTTTATGGCGTCTGGGTTAAGCCACGTACTAAACGTGCCCGAGACCCCCCTGGCGCATATCCCCATGGCGCTGGTGGGAGCGTTGGTGTTCGGCCTAATTCTCACCGGCTTCCCGTTCGCCACGTCTACATAGATGGCGCACTGCGCCATACACATCCCGCATATAGACGGCACCGAGGTGACCTTCACAGCGCTTGGCGCCTGTTGTCCCACCTGCTCCGCGGCCTTGATTAAAACACCGGCGACACCTCCAACAATGCCTATGGTAATACCAGCTTTAATTACATCACGCCTAGAGATAGACATGTGTTATACGAATGCTTTTATTTTTAAACGTTTGTATTAATAATGGACAAGAGTTAACACAGTATATGTCTATTGTACACCTGTGTACACTTTATATACACTCCACTTCGAGGAAGTCGCCCCGTTCTCTGCAATTGCACCCAACTCCGACGAAGAGGCCACAGAGCGTGGCCCTCATCTGGGGGTCGCTCACTCGGAAGAGGTTGTTCCCCACCCTGTATGCAGACATCACCTGGGGCCCCACGCATGTAACTACCTCGAAGAACTCCCTAGGCGTGTAGTACGCGCGGAGCAACATCCCAGCATTGACGCCGACTTCGTAGCCAGATCTGCCAGGCCCAACACTCCTAGTAATTCTGCAGATGTGTATTAGGTCAATGGGGTCAATGCCGTGGTCTACGGCGTCTATAAGCGCCTGTATCGCCGCCTCTACAACCTCGGAGGGCCTCCTCCCCACTTTTTTCACCTTTTGAGAAAACTCTTGGGCGAGGGCTTGGTCTACGGCCAGGCGGGCATAACGCTGAGGCATGTACTACCGTAGTACATCTAGATATAAAAATTATCCACAAGTAATCTCTGCTGTTATTACGTTTTTCTCCACGGCGATTTTTGGCTGACATTTCCATTGTCGTATGGCTTCTTCTGCGAATGTGGCTAGGCATTTTGCCGATTTTTCGCCGGGGGCTATGAAGACTATTCTCCACGTCTCTCCCCGGCGGGTGAAGCTTAGGCGGGCCGTTGGGAATAGGGCGAAGAACTGGGCCGCCGTCTGTACCAGCTCGGGGAATGTGAAGCGTGCAGAGGCCAGTTGGCCAAACCTTGCCCCCATCTCTCTCAGCGCCTTAGCCACGTCTCCGTCTTCACACACTCCCCACTTCTCGGCAAAGAGCTCCAAAAGCGGAAGAGGCACGGGGACGACGTCGAAGGCAAGGGCAAGCTCCACCAGCCTAAACATCTCTAAACCCCTAGAAGGAGAAATACCACGACGAAAAAGCTCCACAGCCAAGCGGAGGGCGTCTGAGGAAAACCTTATGAGAGAGAGTCTTTGGCTTTTTGCGAGGGCGGAGGCCTCCTTTGCCACGTCGCCTTCGACTGGTATCGTGGTTCTCGGCGTCTCTTCTTCCATGTGCGCAACTCATTGCTTCCTTTTAAGGCTTCACGGCTTGTAGCTTCATGCCTCCCTCTAGTCCCCCCTCGGGGAAGTACCAGTCTTTTACTATCTTGAAGCCGCACTGCTCTAGCAGTTTTCCAAGTCTGGTCTCCCCTGGCGGGGTTCCCCTCTGGAGCTGGGCCAGGGTCTCTTTGTCGCCGACGTATTCGAGGTAGAGGACGTCGCCGGGCTCCATGTGGCGGTGGAGGACGCAGAGGACGTGGCGCAGCTCCTCGGCGGAGGCGCCTTGGCTTATGTTGAAGACCTCTGCCCACGGCGAGTAGTAGGGCGGGCGGCCCTTGAAGACTTTTACAACGCACAGCGCCTCCCCGCCCCTGTAGATTATGAAGTCCACCTCCTCGGGGTAGCGGCCCCTCTTTGCCACAGCTCTCAGAGGCGCAAAGGCCGAGGGCTCCAACTCAGCCAGCACGGCCGCACCTCGTCAAGTATTTATATCTATGTCTAATTGTCGGCGTGGCCGCTCTTTTGAGCCTTGTGGACGTGGTCATCGCAATAGCCTCCTCGTCGGCTACCCTAGGCCGCTGGCTGGCCGCCCAGCTGATAAAAATCCAGAGGGGTGAGCACGTGTTGAAGGCGGGGGGCTAGCCTATGCGCCTCCTCATCGTGGCAGACGTCCACGACGCCGTGGAGATGGTCAAGAGGATTAGGGAGTCCGTGGACGCGGTGATCGCTGCGGGGGACTTCACCTATAGGGGCACTCTAGAGACCTCTGCCGCGGTCCTCCACGCCCTCGCCGAGCTGGGCCCAGTCTACTTTGTCCCAGGCAACTGCGACCCTCCCCAGCTCGCCGACTACACGGCCGACGGAGTCTACCCTCTACACAGCCGTGTGGTCCAGCTCGGGCCCTTCCGGGTGGGGGGTGTGGGGGGTAGCACTCCCACCCCCTTCCCATACGCCAATCTGTTCGTCATGGGGGAAGGGGAGTTTGAGGCGTTGCTGAGGGGCCTCTCCCCAACGCCGCATGTCTTCGTCTCGCACGATCCCCCGAGGGGCCACTTAGACAGAGTGGGAGGGGTGAGGCCGGTGGGGAACTTGGCCGTGCGGCGGTACATAGAGGAGAGGCAGCCGCTTCTCTCTATCCACGGCCACATACACGAGGACAGGGGGGTGGACCTCTTGGGCGACACTGTGTTGGTAAACCCGGGTCCCTTGAAGGAGGGGTACTACGCCGTGGCGGAGTTGGACAGGACAGTCAAAGTGGAGCTAAAGAGAGTTAGGTAGGAGTCGAAGTTAAGCATAATAACTGCCGCGGTGGTTGCTACATGAAGCTATTTGAGGAGGGCTTTATCGCGGGGGTGAGAGTGCCCAACCGCATTGTAGTGGCGCCGCTGGGAGCCGGCCTTGCCCAAAACGGATTCGTCACCCCGGCCCTCATACAGCACTACGTAGAGCTCGCCGAGGCGGAGCCCGGCCTCGTGGTAGTGGAGGGGGCCGCCGTGTCTGAAGACGCGAGAGACAGCCACGGGATGTTGGCCATATACGACGACGCCTTCGTCGGAGGGCTCAGCCTGCTCGTAGACGAGATCAAGGCTAGGGGGCCCCGGGTGGCCATCCAGCTCCTGCACCCGGGCGGCGCGGCGAGCCCCAGGGTGAGGGGGAACGTGCCTGTGGCTCCCACGGCCATGGAGTACCTCCTGTTTGTGCACGGGAGACACGCCTTTAAGGCACACGCGAGGGAGCTCACTAGGGAGGAGATAAAGCGGTTGGTTGAGAAATTCGCCGAGGCCGCCGGCAGGGCCAAAGACGCTGGGTTTGACTTTGTGCAAATAAACGCGGGTCACGGCTGGCTGTTCAGCCAGTTCCTATCACCCCGCACGAACAAGAGGAGCGACGAGTATGGGGGGCCCATTGAGAACAGGATAAGATTCGCCATCGAGGTGGCAGAGGCGGTTAAAAGCCAGGGGATACCCCCCATCTTTAGAATAGACGCGGTAAACCCCGCATATGGGGGAGTCACAGAGGAGGAAGTGCTCTACTTCGCCAAGAGGCTTGAGGAGGCCGGCGCCGCGGCCATAGAGGCGTCAGGCGGCCCAGCGCCCATAAGCCCCGCGGTATTCCCACAGGGGCTCTTCCTAGAGGGAGCCGCCAAATTGAAAAAGGCGTTGAAAATCCCTGTAATTGCCATTGGCGCATTAGACCACGACTTGGCCAACAAGGCCCTAGAAGAGGGGCTGGCAGACTTCGTGGCCTTTGGAAGAGCCTTTATAGCAGACCCTCAGTGGCCTATCAAGCTGAGGCAGGGCAGGCCAGAGGACATACGGCCGTGCGTTAGGTGCAACGAGTGTATAGACAGGGGGTTTAGCCTCAGGCAACTGCCGCCCAAATGCGCCGTGAATCCGCAGTTCCTCAGATTCGCCAAGCCCAAGCCCCCAACCCACGTAAAGACGGTGGTGGTAGTCGGCGGGGGCCCCGCGGGGATGGAGGCGGCCCGGGTAGCCGCCGAGAGGGGGCACCGAGTGGTCCTCTACGAGCAGAGCCACCAGCTAGGCGGGAACTTAATACCCGCCACGGCCTCCCCCTTTAAACAAGACCTTAGGCGCTACCTGGAGTGGCTAAGGCGCCAAGTCCACAAGGCTGGCGTAGAGGTGAGGCTAGGCACAAGGCCCACCCCCGAGGAGATACTCAGCCAGAGGCCCGACGCCGTGATCCTCGCCCTGGGGTCAGAGCCGGCAACCCCCAACATCCCCGGCATAGAGCAGGGGGTATACGCCGTCGACGTCTTATTGGGCAAGGCAAAGGCGCAGGGCAGAGTGGTCGTCCTAGGCGGCGGGCGAGTGGGCGGAGAAACGGCGCTACACTTAGCCCTAGAAGGCGCCCAAGTGGCCATAGTGGAAATCCTCCCAGACATTATGACAGACCTAGAGCGCAGCTACAGGCTGGCCATGTTAGGCGAGCTCAAGAGGAGGGGAGTCTCCATATATACAAACTTCCGCACACTGGAAGTACGCCCGGGGCGCCTCTACGGACTCCACAACGGCAACCCCGTGGAGGTGCCCTTCGACACCCTCGTAATAGCCACTGGAATGCGCCCCAGAGACACAGCCCCCTACAGGGCCCTGGCAAAACACGGCGTTGAGGTATACGAGGTGGGAGACTGCGTAAGGCCGAGAAACCTCTACGCCGCAGTCCACGAGGCCTACAACGTGGCCAGCAGACTTTAGGCAGTCGCCCCAGGCCCGCCGCCCCCCTCCTTTTTCTTCTTCAGTCTCTCAAAGTAGAGAGAGGCCTTGATCATATAGGCGTAGAGATACGCCCTGAACACTTCAACCTTGTAAGTCTCTAAAAACCAGCGCCACAAGATGTCCAACGCCTTGTCCAACTCCTCAAAGGAGATCTCCTCATCAGGCTTAGAGAAGACCGCCTTTATAAACTCCAGCTCCTCCCTAGACACGGGGTTAGGCGCCGCGACCCCCGCAATAGCCCTAAGCTGGGCCTTGGCGAAGTCCCTCTCACCCTCCGTAAACAGCCCCTTCAACGCCACGAAGTCCACCACAAAGGTGTTCATGGCAACTGCGGCGGATAAGACAGACTCAGAAGACCGGCGAATCTCCCCCCGCAACTCTTCCCCCAGCTCCTCAATCCGCTTCTCCACACCTTGAAAACGCCTCTCAACCTCACCCCTAAACTCCGCAAACCGCCTATCCATTTCTCCCCTAAGCTCGGCGAAACGTTTATCCATCTCTTCCCTCAGCTCTGTAAAACGTCTATCTACGTCTCCCTTAAGCTCTGTAAACCGCCTCTCCACGTCGCCCCTAAGTTCTACAATTTGTCTCTCCACAGCTTGAAACCGCCTATCCGCGTCCCCCCTAAACTCTGCAAATCGCCTATCTACCTCGGCAAAGCGTTTGTCCATCTCCGCCCTAAGATCTGCGATCTGCCTCTCCACCGCCTTAAAGCGCATGTCCACTTCCTCAAACCTCTCGTCAATAGTGGCAAACTTCCTCCCCAGCCAGTAGGCAAGCCCCACAATCTGCGCCACGACAGTCGCGAGAAGGCCAAACAGAGCAATCCACACCTCATCCACAGACACACCCCCGCACAGAGATAAAAACTTTTCAACACCACCAGCGCCCAACAGCCCAAACGCCGGCAACCCGCCATACGACGCGCCTACACCCAGCCCCCTCGCCACCCCACCGCGACAACGGCAGAGTTGTCCCACATGGTCACATACCCGACGCCGTCTGCAACGCCAAACTCTCTCACAAAAAGGTTACGCCTAGAGACACCGTGTGAAGCTACGTAAGCCGACTCAAGCAGGTTAGACATCTCCTTTTCTTGGGAAACACGCTCGAGGTAGAAACCCAAGCCCCGCTACAGCCAGCGGGAGGCGCCCACGGCGCCTGGGCTAGCCGTGTACCACCGCCTCGGCCTCTCTGACCACGTATGGCGGCATCCACTCGGTGCCCCTCTCTGCGGCCCTCCTCAGCTCCTCCTCCATGGCCTCGGGCCGGCCACCCTTCGCCATGTACTCAGCCAAGGCCAGGGCGCGGCCGGCGGGCGAGCGCAGTGTGCTGGACATGAGGTAGTCGTAGAACCGCATCCTGTACTCCGGCGGCTCTCTCGGCTTCAGCGCCTCGGCCACCGCAGTCCTGGCGTCGCCGAGAGACCTCGCCGACTCCACCACCACGGCTAGGTAGGCCACCTGCCCCACCACGTCGAAATCCACGTAGAAGGAATACGCCACGCCCCTGTCCCTCACCACGTTGAAGAGTATAGACTTAGTCCCAGTCTCCAAGTGGAAAGCCGCGCCGTGGAGGAGGGCGTACGCGGCCGGGGGGCTGTCCACGGCCAGCCTAACCGCCCTGGCGTAGTACACCCCATCCACCTCCCCCACCTCTTCCACAAACCCAGGCCCAACCCCCTCCGAGGGGTCTCCCTTGCGCGGCGCCGCCCCCTCCAACGAGCCGAAGAGAGAGGCGGCCCTCTCCACAGCCTCGTCGGAGAAGCCCCCCGAGAGCACCACCACGGTGTTGTCGGGGGTGAACCACCTCTCCTTGTGCTCAACCACGTCCCCCAGCGAGAGGGAGCCCACAGTCTCCGGCGTCCCGCCCACCGGCGCCCCCCAGTCCGAGTCCCCGAAAAGCGCTCTCACTACTAGGTCCCCCACCCGCTCCGACGGGTCCTCCCGCGACATGCGCAACTCCGAGAGAACCACGTCCCGCTCTCTCTCAAAGTCAGCCGCCTCGTACCTCCCATTGGCGTAGATGCGGTAGGCCAGCTCCACGAGGCCCACGGCAGAGCCCCCAAGCCCCTCAAAGACAAACGCCACGAAGTCCCTGTGCGTATACGCGTTACAGCTACCCCCGAGAGATTCCACAGCCATATCCACGTCGAAGCCCGGCACCCTAAACGAGAGGTGCTCCAACAAATGCGTCACCCCCCGCGCCTCCCGCGGCTCGAAGAGCGACCCAACCCCCACCGACGTCACAACAGCCGCCAACGGTGAGTCAAACTTATCAACAACGAGCCTGACGCCGTTCTCCAACGAGATAACTCGACGCACAATGGGCAGAACAGGTTCAGTTATAAACCTGCGCTAGACCAAATCGCCGTAGAGGAGAGTTACGCCGAGTTTTTCAGCCCTCTCTAGGGCCTCCCTAGCCGCGTGCACTCCCACGATTATTTTGCCCTCTGCGCGCCTTCCGAGTATTCTCTCCACGGCGTCTGCCACTAAGTAGAAGCGGTCCACATCCTCGGGCTCCACGAGGCTCTTCAACTCTACGAGAAACGTCTTGTCGTTAGACACGTAGAGGTCTACCTCGTACACCACGCCCCTCGGCCCATACCTCCCCTCCCTATCCTCAAACCTAAACTTCTCCACCACGTACTCCCCGACCCCCAGCCTCTTCAACAACTCGTCGACCAACGCCCGGACGTCAACGCCGAGCCTCCTGCCCAAAGATCCCACGGCCACCTTTAGATCCCTCACCTCTTTCACTAATGTTATTAGCACCTTTCTCTGTCTCTTAAGTTCCCTTTCTACTGCGTCCATGCGCCTTAAAAGTTCTAGTATCCCCAGCTTGCCAGCTACAGCATAGCGAAACTCTTTGTCTTTCTCTAGTAGGTCTAAGAACTCCTCCTTGTTCACAATAGCTAACACGCGTAGAGATAAAAAAGTCTTCAAATGCACCCCCTTGGCATAAACGGCGTGTGAAAATCGAATTATCTACACGCCTTTGGCCGCGTGAGGTGGGCGGGGTCTATCTGGCTGGGCGGCCCTGCCCACTTGACCTCTCCGTCTTCTATCACCATTACGTAGTCGCAACAGGGCAGGACGTCGAGGTGGTGTGTGGTGTAGGCTATTATCTTGCCCCGCGCCTCTCTTTTGAGCAACTCCGCCAGCTCGGCGCGTCTGTCGCCGTGGAGGTTCGCCATGGGCTCGTCGAGGAGGAGTAGGTCGGCCTCTGTGGCTAGCGCCGCGGCCACCACGGCGAGTTGTCTCTGCCCCCCGCTGAGGGTGCCCCACCTCCTCTGGAGGAGGGCCCCGACGCCCACTAGCTCGGCGAAGCGGGCCGCGGCCGCGGCGTCTTCCCTCCCCACCGGCTTCCCCCCGAAGCGCGTCCGGCCGGCGAGGACTACGTCCATCACTGTGCTGTCTGGCGGGGCGTATAAGTCGCCCACGTACGCCCTCGACTTGACGCCGACGTACTCCACCCGCCCCTTGTCTGGCTTGAGGATGCCGGCCAGTATTTTGAACAGCGTGGTCTTACCCGCGCCGTTGGGCCCCACTACGCATGTGGCGCCTTCCCTCAGCTCCCCCCTTGCCGACAGGCGGAATTCGCCGAGGCGCTTCTCTACGTCAAAGGCCACGTACATACTTCAGCAGAAGCCAGGCGGCGGCCGGGGCTCCGACGATCGACAGAACCACTGTGGCTGGGACGTCGCGGGGCAGGAGGAGGCGTATGGCGTTGTCTGCGGCTAGGGCGAGGGCGACGCCCATGGCCGCGGCGGCGTGGAGAGTTTTGTCAAAGCGGACGCTCTTCTCCGCCCACTTGGCCATGTGCGGCGCCAAGAGACCGATAAACCCCACAGGCCCCACCGTAGCCGTCGCAACGCCCGCCGCCGCGGCGCCTGCGGCGGCGATGAGGAGGTTTGTCTTCTCCACGTCCACGCCG contains:
- a CDS encoding DUF1122 family protein translates to MLAELEPSAFAPLRAVAKRGRYPEEVDFIIYRGGEALCVVKVFKGRPPYYSPWAEVFNISQGASAEELRHVLCVLHRHMEPGDVLYLEYVGDKETLAQLQRGTPPGETRLGKLLEQCGFKIVKDWYFPEGGLEGGMKLQAVKP
- a CDS encoding metallophosphoesterase family protein, with product MRLLIVADVHDAVEMVKRIRESVDAVIAAGDFTYRGTLETSAAVLHALAELGPVYFVPGNCDPPQLADYTADGVYPLHSRVVQLGPFRVGGVGGSTPTPFPYANLFVMGEGEFEALLRGLSPTPHVFVSHDPPRGHLDRVGGVRPVGNLAVRRYIEERQPLLSIHGHIHEDRGVDLLGDTVLVNPGPLKEGYYAVAELDRTVKVELKRVR
- a CDS encoding oxidoreductase, producing MKLFEEGFIAGVRVPNRIVVAPLGAGLAQNGFVTPALIQHYVELAEAEPGLVVVEGAAVSEDARDSHGMLAIYDDAFVGGLSLLVDEIKARGPRVAIQLLHPGGAASPRVRGNVPVAPTAMEYLLFVHGRHAFKAHARELTREEIKRLVEKFAEAAGRAKDAGFDFVQINAGHGWLFSQFLSPRTNKRSDEYGGPIENRIRFAIEVAEAVKSQGIPPIFRIDAVNPAYGGVTEEEVLYFAKRLEEAGAAAIEASGGPAPISPAVFPQGLFLEGAAKLKKALKIPVIAIGALDHDLANKALEEGLADFVAFGRAFIADPQWPIKLRQGRPEDIRPCVRCNECIDRGFSLRQLPPKCAVNPQFLRFAKPKPPTHVKTVVVVGGGPAGMEAARVAAERGHRVVLYEQSHQLGGNLIPATASPFKQDLRRYLEWLRRQVHKAGVEVRLGTRPTPEEILSQRPDAVILALGSEPATPNIPGIEQGVYAVDVLLGKAKAQGRVVVLGGGRVGGETALHLALEGAQVAIVEILPDIMTDLERSYRLAMLGELKRRGVSIYTNFRTLEVRPGRLYGLHNGNPVEVPFDTLVIATGMRPRDTAPYRALAKHGVEVYEVGDCVRPRNLYAAVHEAYNVASRL
- a CDS encoding M16 family metallopeptidase; amino-acid sequence: MRRVISLENGVRLVVDKFDSPLAAVVTSVGVGSLFEPREARGVTHLLEHLSFRVPGFDVDMAVESLGGSCNAYTHRDFVAFVFEGLGGSAVGLVELAYRIYANGRYEAADFERERDVVLSELRMSREDPSERVGDLVVRALFGDSDWGAPVGGTPETVGSLSLGDVVEHKERWFTPDNTVVVLSGGFSDEAVERAASLFGSLEGAAPRKGDPSEGVGPGFVEEVGEVDGVYYARAVRLAVDSPPAAYALLHGAAFHLETGTKSILFNVVRDRGVAYSFYVDFDVVGQVAYLAVVVESARSLGDARTAVAEALKPREPPEYRMRFYDYLMSSTLRSPAGRALALAEYMAKGGRPEAMEEELRRAAERGTEWMPPYVVREAEAVVHG
- a CDS encoding DUF3782 domain-containing protein is translated as MNKEEFLDLLEKDKEFRYAVAGKLGILELLRRMDAVERELKRQRKVLITLVKEVRDLKVAVGSLGRRLGVDVRALVDELLKRLGVGEYVVEKFRFEDREGRYGPRGVVYEVDLYVSNDKTFLVELKSLVEPEDVDRFYLVADAVERILGRRAEGKIIVGVHAAREALERAEKLGVTLLYGDLV
- a CDS encoding ATP-binding cassette domain-containing protein, which translates into the protein MYVAFDVEKRLGEFRLSARGELREGATCVVGPNGAGKTTLFKILAGILKPDKGRVEYVGVKSRAYVGDLYAPPDSTVMDVVLAGRTRFGGKPVGREDAAAAARFAELVGVGALLQRRWGTLSGGQRQLAVVAAALATEADLLLLDEPMANLHGDRRAELAELLKREARGKIIAYTTHHLDVLPCCDYVMVIEDGEVKWAGPPSQIDPAHLTRPKACR